A single genomic interval of Actinomycetota bacterium harbors:
- a CDS encoding aminotransferase class I/II-fold pyridoxal phosphate-dependent enzyme has translation MAITEPAVAPDPALRQHGDTEARPGDLDFAVSVVPGPLRAGIQDTLAEVLAGAPVDRYPDESGAIGALARRHHRSPDEVLVLNGAAEGFWLLAGALRPRQAVCVHPSFTEPEAALRAHGVRVERAWRRPPRWVLGPAAIDPAADLVVTGNPNNPTGTMDGAASLAGLASAGRILVVDEAFMDLVDGPDASLTTRSDLPGLVVVRSLTKVLGIPGIRAGYLLGPAWLVAALREHRPPWSVGAPALALLEAYGRGSFATQGIAAAVAVERAELTAQLRGLPGVEVGDSAANFLLLRVPGGDVVWRALRARHIAVRRAVSFPGLTPDHLRVAVRTREDNQALVAALRAALAPS, from the coding sequence CTGGCGATCACGGAGCCTGCGGTCGCACCCGACCCGGCGCTGCGCCAACACGGCGACACCGAGGCGCGCCCGGGGGACCTCGACTTCGCGGTCTCAGTGGTGCCCGGCCCGCTCCGGGCCGGCATCCAAGACACCCTGGCCGAGGTCCTGGCCGGGGCGCCGGTCGATCGCTACCCGGACGAGTCCGGGGCCATCGGGGCGCTCGCCCGCCGCCACCACCGCAGCCCGGACGAGGTCCTGGTACTCAACGGCGCCGCCGAGGGCTTCTGGCTCCTGGCCGGCGCGCTCCGCCCCCGCCAGGCCGTGTGCGTGCACCCGTCGTTCACCGAGCCCGAGGCGGCTCTCCGGGCCCACGGCGTCCGCGTGGAGCGGGCGTGGCGCCGCCCGCCCCGCTGGGTGCTCGGTCCTGCCGCCATCGACCCTGCGGCCGACCTCGTCGTCACCGGGAACCCCAACAACCCCACCGGGACGATGGATGGAGCCGCCAGCCTCGCCGGGTTGGCGAGCGCGGGCCGGATCCTGGTGGTGGACGAGGCATTCATGGACCTGGTGGACGGCCCGGATGCGTCGCTCACGACCCGATCCGACCTGCCCGGCCTGGTCGTGGTGCGCAGCCTCACCAAGGTGCTGGGGATCCCCGGCATCCGGGCGGGCTACCTGCTCGGCCCGGCATGGCTTGTCGCCGCCCTGAGGGAGCACCGCCCGCCTTGGAGCGTCGGCGCACCTGCCCTGGCGCTGCTCGAAGCCTACGGGCGGGGAAGTTTTGCCACGCAGGGCATTGCAGCCGCCGTGGCCGTCGAGCGCGCCGAGCTGACCGCCCAGCTCCGGGGTTTGCCCGGCGTCGAGGTTGGGGACTCGGCTGCCAACTTCCTCCTGCTTCGGGTTCCGGGCGGCGACGTGGTCTGGCGGGCACTCCGGGCTCGGCACATCGCGGTGCGCCGGGCGGTCTCCTTCCCGGGCCTGACGCCCGACCACCTGCGGGTCGCGGTCCGCACCCGGGAGGACAACCAGGCTCTGGTCGCGGCCCTGCGGGCCGCGCTCGCTCCATCGTGA
- a CDS encoding adenosylcobinamide amidohydrolase codes for MSEPPTVTLAVREADGLLTAACPQELRCLSSSVLGGGLGAVRTFANLQVPPGYARLDPEAHLREATAHLPGPTVAMMTAAPVARFQDVGHGTARVVATVGLGHPTAAAGARPAGDTPGTINLFIVVSVALTDAGLAGALQTAVEAKAQALAHARVPARNAGGWATGTASDALAVACPVASRSSKAVAFAGPATAQGADLAQAVFHAVRLGILRAATGFAGGGSGAP; via the coding sequence GTGAGTGAGCCCCCCACCGTGACCCTGGCGGTCCGTGAGGCGGACGGTCTCCTCACCGCCGCCTGCCCCCAGGAACTCCGCTGCCTGTCGTCCTCGGTACTGGGCGGCGGCCTCGGCGCCGTCCGGACCTTCGCCAACCTGCAGGTGCCGCCCGGCTACGCCCGCCTCGATCCGGAGGCCCACCTCCGGGAGGCAACCGCCCACCTGCCCGGGCCCACCGTCGCCATGATGACCGCGGCGCCGGTCGCCCGGTTCCAGGATGTGGGCCACGGCACCGCCCGGGTCGTCGCCACCGTCGGCCTGGGCCACCCCACCGCGGCGGCCGGCGCCCGCCCCGCCGGGGACACCCCGGGCACGATCAACCTCTTCATCGTCGTGTCGGTCGCCCTGACCGATGCGGGGCTCGCCGGTGCCCTGCAGACCGCGGTGGAGGCCAAGGCCCAGGCCCTCGCCCATGCCCGGGTGCCCGCCCGGAACGCCGGCGGGTGGGCCACGGGGACCGCCTCCGACGCCCTGGCCGTGGCATGTCCAGTTGCCTCCAGGAGCAGCAAAGCCGTAGCGTTCGCGGGACCGGCTACCGCACAGGGGGCCGACCTCGCCCAGGCCGTGTTCCATGCGGTCCGGCTGGGGATACTCAGGGCGGCGACCGGGTTTGCAGGGGGCGGGTCAGGAGCACCCTGA
- a CDS encoding HAD family hydrolase, whose translation MTEPLPAAPDGSAPGGPGGASPGAAFFDLDRTVVARPSGFAFGSAFYRAGLISRANLVRGYAAQTIYLLRGADEARMERWRLRGLDLSRGQERAGFGQVIERSTDAVIRPIIYREALELMEWHQAMRRAVFLVSSSPEEVVEPIGKLLGVDGVISTKSKVDSAGRYVGELEFYCYGPYKAAAMAELAVARGIDLAGSWAYSDSITDLPMLEAVGHPVATNPDRDLRRVAERRGWKVVKFKVPTALRPLRVATATPARKAALASVAGLMALAVARRAKRGG comes from the coding sequence ATGACCGAACCCCTGCCCGCTGCTCCTGACGGGTCCGCCCCCGGCGGACCGGGCGGTGCATCCCCCGGCGCGGCCTTCTTTGACCTCGACCGGACGGTGGTGGCCCGCCCCAGCGGGTTCGCCTTCGGCAGCGCCTTCTACCGGGCGGGGCTCATCTCCCGCGCGAACCTCGTGCGGGGCTACGCGGCCCAAACGATCTACCTGCTGCGCGGGGCGGACGAGGCGCGCATGGAGCGCTGGCGCCTGCGGGGGCTCGACCTGTCCCGGGGCCAGGAGCGGGCCGGCTTCGGCCAGGTGATCGAGCGCTCGACCGACGCAGTCATCCGGCCGATTATCTACCGCGAGGCCCTCGAGCTCATGGAATGGCACCAGGCCATGCGGCGGGCCGTGTTCCTGGTCTCCTCGTCGCCCGAGGAGGTGGTCGAGCCCATCGGCAAGCTCCTGGGGGTGGACGGGGTGATCTCCACCAAGTCGAAGGTGGACAGCGCGGGGCGCTACGTGGGCGAGCTGGAGTTCTACTGCTACGGGCCGTACAAGGCCGCGGCGATGGCGGAGCTGGCGGTGGCCCGGGGCATCGACCTGGCCGGCTCGTGGGCCTACTCGGACTCGATCACCGACCTGCCGATGCTGGAGGCGGTGGGCCACCCGGTGGCCACCAACCCCGACCGTGACCTGCGCCGGGTAGCGGAGCGGCGGGGCTGGAAGGTGGTGAAGTTCAAGGTGCCCACGGCGCTGCGGCCGTTGCGGGTGGCGACGGCGACGCCGGCCCGGAAGGCGGCGCTGGCCTCGGTGGCGGGCCTGATGGCGCTGGCGGTGGCCCGGCGGGCGAAGCGGGGCGGCTGA
- a CDS encoding class E sortase, with the protein MLHPKSTAGAAPPAPPAPRPSRARRRRLLVNRAIALLALALVATGLALLSYPLATDLYTARAQARLRAEFAAGVAGARPGPTGPVGQSHALAVIEIPAIGLDEVVVEGTQSEDLRAGPGHYSASPPPCGAGNAAIAGHRTTYGEPFNQLDQLTPGETITLITRQATCTYEVLAPPPHQAIPRPGAAGWVVPPDAWSVVGPLPGNYLTLTTCTPKGSATDRLVVRAREIP; encoded by the coding sequence ATGCTCCATCCTAAAAGCACCGCTGGCGCAGCACCGCCCGCACCGCCCGCACCCCGCCCGTCCCGAGCAAGGAGGCGGCGCCTGCTGGTCAACCGGGCGATCGCCCTCCTGGCCCTCGCCCTGGTCGCCACCGGCCTCGCCCTGCTGTCCTATCCCCTGGCCACCGACCTGTACACCGCCCGCGCCCAGGCCCGGCTGCGGGCCGAGTTCGCCGCCGGCGTGGCGGGCGCCCGGCCTGGCCCCACGGGGCCGGTGGGGCAGAGCCACGCCCTGGCGGTGATCGAGATCCCGGCCATCGGCCTGGACGAGGTGGTGGTCGAAGGCACCCAATCCGAGGACCTCCGGGCGGGGCCGGGCCACTACAGCGCCTCGCCACCGCCCTGTGGGGCGGGCAACGCCGCCATCGCCGGCCACCGCACCACCTACGGCGAGCCGTTCAACCAGCTGGACCAGCTGACGCCGGGCGAGACCATCACCCTCATCACCCGCCAGGCGACCTGTACTTACGAGGTGCTCGCCCCGCCGCCCCACCAGGCCATCCCGCGGCCCGGAGCGGCGGGATGGGTGGTGCCGCCCGATGCCTGGTCGGTGGTCGGCCCGTTGCCGGGGAACTACCTGACCCTCACGACGTGCACCCCGAAGGGGAGTGCGACCGACCGCCTGGTGGTCCGGGCGAGGGAGATCCCCTAA
- a CDS encoding adenosylcobinamide-GDP ribazoletransferase, with product MLEALAFLTVIPVGSRARTPSRTTLIAFPLVGLLVGAMWAVVGWAGHALWGSLPAAALVLIADAGLTGALHLDAVADVADGWASRKPAEEALAVMRDPAIGAIGAGMLGATLLVRWSLLAALIARAAPAGHWWVLAVAPVIGRCAMVWTLQWAGNRPAGDAPRPPSLTDAWAGAGWRIAAGVAGLGGVVALEAGGVRGVLALALAGAAAWGAAAWARRRFGRVVGDVVGAAGMAAEVVALAVLSAGSHLH from the coding sequence ATGCTGGAAGCACTCGCCTTCCTCACGGTCATCCCCGTCGGGTCGCGGGCCCGCACGCCGTCGCGGACCACCCTCATCGCCTTCCCGCTGGTCGGGCTGCTGGTCGGGGCCATGTGGGCGGTGGTGGGGTGGGCCGGGCACGCCCTGTGGGGCAGCCTGCCCGCGGCTGCCCTGGTGCTGATCGCCGATGCCGGCCTGACCGGGGCGTTGCATCTGGATGCCGTGGCCGATGTCGCCGACGGCTGGGCTTCCCGCAAGCCCGCCGAGGAGGCCCTCGCCGTGATGCGGGATCCGGCGATCGGGGCGATCGGGGCCGGCATGCTCGGGGCGACCCTCCTGGTGCGCTGGTCCTTGCTGGCTGCCCTCATCGCCCGGGCCGCCCCCGCCGGTCACTGGTGGGTGCTGGCGGTGGCGCCGGTGATCGGGCGCTGCGCCATGGTCTGGACGCTGCAGTGGGCAGGGAACCGGCCCGCCGGGGATGCGCCCCGCCCCCCGTCCCTCACCGATGCCTGGGCCGGCGCCGGGTGGCGTATCGCCGCCGGGGTGGCGGGGCTGGGAGGTGTTGTTGCCCTCGAGGCGGGCGGAGTCCGCGGCGTCCTGGCGCTGGCTCTGGCCGGGGCGGCCGCCTGGGGCGCTGCCGCCTGGGCCCGGCGGCGCTTCGGCCGCGTGGTGGGCGATGTGGTCGGCGCCGCCGGGATGGCCGCAGAGGTGGTCGCCCTCGCCGTCCTCTCGGCGGGCTCGCACTTACACTAG
- a CDS encoding DUF6194 family protein, which produces MTEAEILAFVGGLPGVVVQTAREGDGSPEAAWGDSFFFFDPSGALPENQRMPFATIVTSDYPGWDEFSDLNRPGVFRLNISVGREAYAELLGHTPAEHAAQVADYDFTAADRLMPHPVYGVQSWVSIVNPGEATSEQARTLLASAHAGAASRTT; this is translated from the coding sequence ATGACCGAAGCTGAGATCCTCGCCTTCGTCGGGGGGCTGCCCGGCGTAGTGGTGCAGACCGCCCGGGAGGGCGATGGCTCGCCCGAGGCGGCCTGGGGCGACAGCTTCTTCTTCTTCGACCCGAGCGGCGCCCTGCCGGAGAACCAGCGGATGCCCTTCGCCACCATTGTCACCTCGGACTACCCGGGTTGGGACGAGTTTTCCGATCTCAACCGCCCGGGCGTCTTCCGGCTCAACATCTCGGTGGGCCGGGAGGCCTACGCCGAGCTCCTCGGCCACACCCCGGCCGAGCACGCCGCCCAGGTGGCCGACTACGACTTCACGGCAGCGGACCGCCTGATGCCCCACCCGGTGTACGGCGTGCAGTCCTGGGTGTCGATCGTGAACCCGGGCGAGGCCACCAGCGAGCAGGCCCGGACCCTGTTGGCCTCCGCCCATGCGGGGGCCGCGAGCCGCACAACGTAG
- the cobT gene encoding nicotinate-nucleotide--dimethylbenzimidazole phosphoribosyltransferase, with product MPESQVHVLARRVVAPDGVAAEAARARQDQLVKPQGSLGRVEGLGVQLSAIAHLSPPPVPQRPAVLIAAGDHGVLAHGVSPWPPEVTAAMIASFCAGTAAVNAIADVVGAAVTVLDVGVASELPNHPRLRRARVRSGTDDLLYGPAMSRDEAARAVLAGAAAADELLFAGADLLVTGDMGIGNTTAAACLIAAFTGADAAQVTGRGTGIDDATLELKTKVVHEALQRHQPDLADPIGVLAALGGLEHAALVGLILAGAAHRVPIVLDGVSAAAAALAGAALAPLTVGYLIAGHRSVEPGATIALAHLALEPVIDLGLRLGEGTGGLLAVPVVTSAAATLSRMATFAEAGIG from the coding sequence ATGCCCGAATCGCAGGTGCACGTGCTGGCCCGCCGCGTGGTAGCTCCGGATGGCGTCGCTGCGGAAGCGGCCCGGGCCCGCCAGGATCAGCTGGTCAAGCCGCAGGGCAGCCTGGGCCGGGTCGAGGGCTTGGGTGTGCAGCTCAGCGCCATCGCCCACCTCAGCCCGCCCCCCGTGCCCCAGCGCCCGGCGGTGCTCATCGCCGCCGGCGATCACGGCGTGCTGGCGCACGGCGTCTCGCCCTGGCCCCCGGAGGTCACCGCGGCGATGATCGCCTCGTTCTGCGCCGGCACCGCTGCGGTCAATGCCATCGCCGATGTGGTGGGTGCCGCCGTCACCGTCTTGGATGTGGGTGTGGCCTCCGAGCTTCCCAACCACCCGCGCCTGCGTAGGGCCCGGGTCCGATCGGGCACCGACGACCTCCTCTACGGCCCCGCGATGTCCCGGGACGAGGCTGCCCGGGCGGTGCTCGCGGGTGCGGCGGCCGCCGATGAGCTGCTCTTCGCGGGCGCCGATCTGCTGGTCACCGGCGACATGGGCATCGGCAACACCACAGCAGCCGCATGCCTCATCGCCGCCTTCACCGGGGCGGACGCCGCCCAGGTCACCGGACGGGGGACAGGCATCGACGACGCCACCCTGGAGCTCAAGACCAAGGTGGTCCACGAGGCGCTCCAGCGCCACCAGCCCGACCTGGCCGACCCCATCGGTGTTCTGGCCGCCCTCGGGGGCCTGGAGCATGCCGCCCTGGTCGGCCTGATCCTCGCCGGCGCTGCCCACCGGGTGCCGATCGTCCTGGACGGCGTGAGCGCGGCGGCCGCCGCCCTGGCGGGTGCCGCCCTGGCCCCGCTCACCGTCGGTTACCTGATCGCCGGCCACCGGTCGGTCGAGCCGGGCGCCACGATTGCCTTGGCGCACCTGGCCCTGGAGCCGGTGATCGACCTGGGGCTGCGCCTGGGGGAGGGCACTGGCGGGCTGCTGGCGGTTCCGGTGGTGACCTCGGCGGCTGCCACCCTGAGCCGGATGGCAACGTTTGCCGAAGCCGGCATCGGCTAG
- the thiC gene encoding phosphomethylpyrimidine synthase ThiC, producing MLPEDTADRVPPHARKVYVTGSRPDLQVPMKEIHLSPTSPTEPNPPVRLYDTGGAYTDADRTTDIRLGLPPLRRPWILERGDVEASEGRSLAIGIPGFDGPRPTPLKARPGATVTQMHYARRGLVTPEMEFVALREGMEPDFIRREVAEGRAIIPANVNHPESEPMAIGRHVGVKINANIGNSAVLSSIDDEVEKLIWSISWGADTVMDLSTGADIHATREWIVRNSPVPIGTVPIYQALEKVGGEAAELTWELYRDTIVEQAEQGVDYFTVHAGVRLAYVPLTARRVTGIVSRGGSILAAWCLAHHRENFLYTHFEELCEILAAYDVAFSLGDGLRPGSIADANDEAQFAELRTLGELTEVAWRHDVQVMIEGPGHVPMHKIKENADLEREVCHDAPFYTLGPLTTDIAPGYDHITSAIGAAMIGWYGASMLCYVTPKEHLGLPNRQDVKDGVIAYKIAAHAADLAKGHPQAQAWDDALSKARFEFRWEDQFNLSLDPECARSFHDESLPAQPAKKAHFCSMCGPKFCSMRISQDVRDYAAAHGLDDAAALQAGMAEKAEEFAAGGGQIYVEQ from the coding sequence ATGCTGCCCGAGGACACCGCGGACCGGGTGCCGCCCCATGCCCGCAAGGTCTACGTCACGGGCTCCCGCCCGGACCTCCAGGTCCCCATGAAGGAGATCCACCTTTCGCCCACCAGCCCCACCGAGCCCAACCCACCCGTGCGCCTGTACGACACCGGGGGGGCGTACACCGACGCCGACCGGACCACCGACATCCGCCTCGGCCTGCCCCCGCTGCGCCGGCCGTGGATCCTGGAGCGGGGCGACGTCGAGGCGTCCGAAGGCCGCTCCCTGGCGATCGGCATCCCGGGCTTTGATGGTCCCCGGCCCACGCCGCTGAAGGCCCGCCCCGGCGCCACGGTCACCCAGATGCACTACGCCCGGCGGGGCCTCGTCACGCCCGAGATGGAGTTCGTCGCCCTGCGGGAGGGCATGGAGCCGGACTTCATCCGCCGGGAGGTGGCCGAGGGCCGGGCGATCATCCCCGCCAATGTCAACCACCCGGAGAGCGAGCCGATGGCGATCGGGCGCCATGTGGGCGTCAAGATCAACGCCAACATCGGCAACTCCGCCGTGCTGTCGTCGATCGACGACGAGGTCGAGAAGCTCATCTGGTCGATCTCCTGGGGCGCCGACACCGTGATGGACCTCTCCACCGGTGCCGACATCCACGCCACCCGCGAGTGGATCGTGCGCAACTCGCCCGTGCCCATCGGCACTGTGCCCATCTACCAGGCCCTCGAGAAGGTGGGCGGGGAAGCCGCGGAGCTCACCTGGGAGCTGTACCGGGACACCATCGTCGAGCAGGCCGAGCAGGGGGTGGACTACTTCACCGTGCACGCCGGCGTCCGGCTGGCCTACGTCCCCCTGACCGCCCGGCGGGTCACCGGCATCGTCTCCCGGGGCGGGTCGATCCTGGCCGCCTGGTGCCTGGCCCACCACCGGGAGAACTTCCTGTACACCCACTTCGAGGAACTGTGCGAGATCCTCGCCGCCTACGACGTCGCCTTCTCGCTGGGCGACGGGCTGCGCCCGGGCTCGATCGCCGACGCCAACGACGAGGCCCAGTTCGCCGAGCTCCGCACCCTGGGCGAGCTGACCGAGGTCGCCTGGCGCCACGACGTCCAGGTGATGATCGAGGGCCCCGGCCACGTGCCGATGCACAAGATCAAGGAGAACGCGGACCTCGAGCGCGAGGTCTGCCACGACGCCCCCTTCTACACGCTCGGCCCGCTCACCACCGACATCGCCCCGGGCTACGACCACATCACCTCGGCCATCGGGGCCGCCATGATCGGCTGGTACGGCGCTTCGATGCTGTGCTACGTCACGCCCAAGGAGCACCTCGGCCTGCCCAACCGCCAGGACGTGAAGGACGGGGTGATCGCCTACAAGATCGCCGCCCACGCCGCCGACCTGGCCAAGGGCCACCCCCAGGCCCAGGCCTGGGACGACGCCTTGTCCAAGGCCCGCTTCGAGTTCCGCTGGGAGGACCAGTTCAACCTCTCGCTGGACCCGGAGTGCGCCCGGAGCTTCCACGACGAGTCGCTGCCCGCCCAGCCGGCCAAAAAGGCGCACTTCTGCTCGATGTGCGGGCCGAAGTTCTGCTCGATGCGCATCAGCCAGGACGTGCGGGACTACGCCGCCGCCCACGGGCTGGACGACGCCGCCGCGCTTCAGGCGGGCATGGCGGAGAAGGCCGAGGAGTTCGCCGCCGGCGGGGGCCAGATCTACGTCGAGCAGTGA